One part of the Arachidicoccus terrestris genome encodes these proteins:
- the rpsR gene encoding 30S ribosomal protein S18, with translation MAKSNEIKYLTAIKQEKTKKKFCRFKKYGIRYIDYKDVEFLKKFINEQGKLLPRRLTGNSLKYQRKVSDAVKKARQMALLPFVTDLFK, from the coding sequence ATGGCAAAATCAAACGAAATCAAGTATCTTACTGCGATCAAGCAGGAGAAGACCAAAAAGAAATTCTGCCGTTTTAAGAAATACGGTATTCGCTACATCGATTATAAAGATGTTGAATTTCTGAAAAAGTTCATCAACGAACAGGGTAAATTATTACCTCGTCGCCTGACTGGTAACAGCCTGAAATATCAGCGTAAGGTTTCTGATGCCGTAAAGAAAGCGCGTCAGATGGCTTTGTTACCTTTCGTAACAGACCTGTTCAAATAA
- a CDS encoding tyrosine-type recombinase/integrase produces MLTSEQRQKVKEKIISKNYRYWLFINMFFHSGARITEFCRLKISDVNLERQTATFLIKKRKQWVRVAKPIKNIALPFWEQYLRDFADPNHYVIS; encoded by the coding sequence TTGTTGACTTCGGAACAACGGCAAAAGGTCAAAGAGAAAATTATCTCCAAGAACTACAGGTACTGGCTTTTTATTAATATGTTTTTTCACTCTGGCGCCAGAATAACAGAATTTTGCCGCCTTAAAATATCAGATGTCAACCTGGAACGGCAGACAGCGACATTTCTAATCAAAAAAAGAAAACAATGGGTGCGGGTGGCCAAGCCAATTAAGAACATCGCTTTGCCTTTTTGGGAACAGTATTTAAGAGATTTTGCCGATCCAAATCATTATGTAATATCCTGA
- a CDS encoding N-acetylglucosamine kinase, with amino-acid sequence MSVKLIADNGSTKCSWLVLENGQSRKIETDGLSPYFLSGAEISNTLSKKLIPKLNNTNIDEVHFYGTGLADSTFRKMMSKILKDLFPAAACSVNTDLMGAAHATCGDNKGIVSILGTGSGCAYYSGKTIKKVQNGLGFILGDEGSGAYLGRKVIQYYLYNTFDDDLMHRYKLKYETDRDAIIQAVYRGERPNRYLAGFSRFLSENRGHYMIENILEDCLNDFINQHIYKFTEAWTSPLHFVGSVAYAYRDVLKELCNNYELELGSIMKHPIDGLAKYHGQ; translated from the coding sequence ATGTCTGTCAAACTTATTGCGGATAATGGCTCTACAAAATGCAGCTGGCTTGTCCTGGAAAATGGCCAATCCCGTAAGATCGAAACGGATGGCCTCAGCCCTTATTTTCTGAGTGGCGCAGAAATCAGCAATACATTATCCAAAAAACTAATTCCTAAGTTAAACAATACCAATATAGACGAAGTACATTTCTATGGCACGGGGTTGGCCGATAGCACCTTTCGTAAAATGATGTCCAAAATTCTGAAGGACTTATTTCCGGCAGCGGCATGCAGCGTGAATACCGATTTAATGGGAGCTGCCCATGCGACCTGTGGCGACAATAAAGGCATTGTATCTATTTTGGGAACAGGCAGTGGCTGCGCCTATTACAGCGGCAAAACCATCAAAAAGGTGCAGAACGGCCTGGGGTTTATTCTGGGTGATGAAGGTAGCGGTGCCTATCTGGGCAGAAAAGTCATCCAATATTATCTGTATAACACATTTGACGATGATCTTATGCACCGCTATAAACTCAAATATGAGACCGACAGGGATGCGATTATCCAGGCGGTTTACAGGGGAGAGCGCCCCAACAGGTACTTAGCAGGTTTTTCAAGGTTCCTGTCAGAGAACAGAGGTCATTATATGATCGAGAATATTCTGGAAGACTGTCTGAATGACTTCATCAATCAGCATATCTATAAATTTACGGAAGCCTGGACTTCTCCCCTGCATTTTGTGGGTAGCGTTGCCTATGCCTATCGGGATGTATTAAAGGAGCTTTGTAACAACTATGAACTGGAACTGGGTTCCATTATGAAGCATCCGATTGATGGCCTTGCCAAATATCACGGACAGTAG
- a CDS encoding S41 family peptidase — MKKTNLKLWLPFLLSLMMVVGMVIGYKLRKDTIGPDTFIANPHNTAIGEVVRIIDKMYVQGTDKDSLEMKAINGLLSQLDPYSVYISAAQLKEINDKVRGSFVGIGIGFEVIQDTVAITNVVTGSPADKAGVKIGDQFLSFNDTIKMSGPNRSALGVVNILQKVVGNTFKVLIKRNQKELTTTLHKAMIPIFSIDAAYMLDKKTGYVKVNQFSETTYREFMLALEKLKKAGMQQLMIDLRGNSGGVLTAATEIANEFLADKQLIVYTDGAKVGRKEYRCKRDGLYKDLKLAILVDETSASASEVLAGALQDWDRATIIGRRTFGKGLVQDQFNLTNGGALRLTVAKYYTPLGRNIQKSYDRSSTEYQRELTKRFHSGQTVLGDTSSPTGKAYKTPKGHTVYGGGGITPDVLVAYDSTKLPPSALDLFLKGTLTRFTFLYYMHNRTGLDSLKTVNALFAYAMPKDDIWGKLETFALADSIHIDSIQGVAKDNVLEKFRAFLAKDMFGPQGYFEINNHHDNIVRKGLETINQ; from the coding sequence ATGAAAAAAACGAACCTTAAGCTTTGGCTGCCTTTCCTGTTGTCCCTGATGATGGTCGTGGGAATGGTAATCGGATACAAATTAAGAAAAGATACGATAGGTCCGGATACTTTTATTGCAAATCCTCATAATACAGCTATTGGCGAGGTGGTTCGGATTATTGACAAAATGTATGTCCAGGGAACCGATAAGGACAGTCTGGAAATGAAAGCGATCAATGGCTTGCTAAGTCAACTGGATCCATATTCTGTTTATATCAGCGCTGCGCAGCTAAAAGAGATCAATGACAAGGTTCGTGGCTCTTTTGTAGGGATTGGAATTGGATTTGAAGTGATACAGGATACCGTAGCCATCACCAATGTTGTTACGGGCAGCCCGGCTGATAAGGCAGGGGTTAAAATAGGAGACCAGTTTCTCAGTTTCAATGACACTATAAAGATGTCAGGCCCGAACCGTTCTGCTTTAGGTGTTGTCAATATTTTGCAGAAGGTCGTCGGTAATACTTTTAAGGTGTTGATCAAAAGAAACCAGAAGGAATTGACGACCACACTCCATAAGGCGATGATTCCGATTTTCTCTATCGATGCTGCGTATATGCTGGATAAAAAGACGGGATATGTCAAGGTCAATCAGTTCAGCGAAACGACTTACCGGGAATTTATGCTGGCCCTGGAGAAGCTGAAAAAAGCAGGTATGCAGCAGTTAATGATTGATCTCAGGGGGAATAGTGGCGGGGTGCTGACGGCAGCTACCGAGATCGCCAATGAATTCCTGGCAGATAAACAATTGATTGTCTATACGGACGGAGCCAAGGTGGGCCGTAAAGAATACCGGTGTAAAAGAGATGGTCTGTATAAGGATCTGAAGCTGGCCATTCTTGTAGATGAAACTTCTGCTTCCGCCAGTGAAGTATTGGCAGGGGCATTACAGGATTGGGACAGAGCGACGATTATCGGACGGCGAACTTTCGGTAAGGGGCTGGTACAGGATCAGTTTAATCTGACCAATGGCGGTGCACTGCGGCTGACCGTGGCCAAGTATTATACACCGCTTGGCAGAAATATTCAAAAATCCTATGACAGGAGCAGCACTGAATATCAGAGAGAACTGACAAAAAGATTCCATAGTGGTCAGACGGTACTCGGCGATACTTCTTCTCCGACAGGCAAAGCTTATAAAACACCCAAGGGTCATACTGTTTATGGGGGAGGAGGTATTACTCCTGACGTCCTGGTCGCATATGATTCGACGAAATTGCCGCCCAGTGCTCTGGACCTGTTTTTGAAAGGTACTTTGACGCGTTTTACTTTTTTATATTATATGCATAACAGGACAGGTCTGGATAGTTTGAAAACGGTTAACGCGTTATTTGCTTACGCTATGCCTAAAGATGATATCTGGGGTAAGTTAGAGACGTTTGCATTGGCAGATTCTATTCATATTGATTCCATACAGGGCGTCGCCAAAGATAATGTTCTGGAGAAATTCAGGGCATTTCTGGCAAAGGATATGTTTGGCCCGCAGGGCTATTTTGAAATTAATAATCACCATGACAATATTGTAAGAAAAGGGCTGGAGACTATTAATCAATAG
- the rplI gene encoding 50S ribosomal protein L9 has protein sequence MQVILIKDVDNLGAPDELVTVKNGYARNYLIPQKLAVEASASNLKQLSERLKVRGKKAAAMLAEINKVIEVLQAEPALKLGAKTGTSGKIFGSITTLQIARAIREQKGYDIDRKHISIVDEVKELGTYKANIDFGNGNATEVNFEVVGE, from the coding sequence ATGCAAGTAATTTTAATCAAGGATGTAGATAATCTGGGCGCACCTGATGAACTGGTAACAGTAAAGAATGGTTATGCACGTAACTATCTGATTCCTCAGAAATTAGCAGTAGAAGCCAGCGCTTCTAACCTGAAGCAGCTGAGTGAGCGCTTAAAGGTAAGAGGTAAGAAAGCGGCCGCCATGCTCGCTGAAATCAACAAAGTAATCGAAGTATTACAGGCTGAACCCGCACTGAAACTGGGTGCTAAGACGGGTACTTCCGGTAAGATCTTTGGTAGTATCACCACTTTACAGATTGCCCGCGCAATCCGTGAGCAAAAAGGATATGATATTGATCGTAAACACATCTCTATCGTTGACGAAGTGAAAGAACTGGGTACCTACAAAGCCAATATTGACTTTGGTAATGGTAATGCCACAGAAGTTAACTTCGAAGTGGTTGGAGAATAA
- a CDS encoding PepSY-associated TM helix domain-containing protein, whose protein sequence is MPINKKSKINNIITWLHLWLGLVSGIIVVIVSVTGCLFVFQQEITNIVRHDVLFVQPPAGGQAALPLSELQHRAKVALGKEAPLTYMTAYKRPERSWEFMSYVPGDPKALTYNGTIKVYKSVFLNPYTGAVTGEVNYKKDFFMIVKGIHWSLFLSDAIGQPIVGWATLIFVILLITGIIMWWPKKWNKKHVNDSFKVRWKAKFKRLNYDLHNVLGFYTFIIALILGLTGLVWAFQWFNKAVYATATMSTKPMEYPAYNSDTTAVATLHSPIDYAYAQTRQAYPEAGRYTTSPVHGKADAISFSAYGHEGTYYDANTLYFDQATGKRLGESEFSDLNAGEKIIAMNYDIHVGAIGGLPGKIIAFLVSLVCASLPITGFYIWWGKKRKQKKKYRKQLKTWNKYQNRRNGPSQAAAVSAVCSPELIEKD, encoded by the coding sequence ATGCCGATCAATAAGAAATCGAAGATCAATAACATCATTACCTGGCTACATCTGTGGCTGGGTTTGGTGTCTGGTATCATCGTGGTCATTGTCAGTGTTACAGGTTGTTTATTTGTCTTCCAGCAAGAGATCACAAATATAGTCCGCCATGACGTGCTGTTTGTTCAGCCTCCTGCCGGTGGACAGGCGGCTTTGCCTTTAAGCGAGCTGCAGCACAGAGCAAAGGTCGCGTTAGGTAAGGAAGCGCCCTTAACCTATATGACGGCTTACAAAAGGCCTGAAAGAAGCTGGGAGTTCATGAGCTATGTGCCAGGAGACCCGAAGGCGCTTACCTATAACGGTACTATTAAAGTTTATAAATCTGTTTTTCTAAATCCTTATACAGGTGCTGTGACCGGAGAAGTGAATTATAAGAAAGACTTCTTTATGATTGTTAAGGGGATTCACTGGAGTTTATTTCTCAGCGATGCCATTGGCCAGCCCATTGTAGGGTGGGCTACTTTGATCTTTGTCATTTTGCTGATTACAGGTATTATTATGTGGTGGCCCAAAAAATGGAATAAGAAACATGTGAATGACAGCTTTAAAGTGCGCTGGAAAGCGAAGTTTAAGCGCTTGAACTATGACCTGCATAATGTGCTGGGTTTTTATACCTTTATCATTGCCCTGATTCTGGGATTGACAGGACTGGTCTGGGCCTTCCAGTGGTTCAATAAAGCCGTTTATGCGACGGCCACCATGAGCACGAAACCCATGGAATACCCTGCCTATAATTCCGATACGACCGCTGTTGCAACCCTCCACAGCCCAATAGATTACGCTTATGCGCAGACCCGGCAAGCCTATCCGGAGGCAGGCCGGTATACCACAAGTCCTGTACACGGGAAAGCCGATGCCATCAGCTTTTCTGCTTACGGTCATGAAGGAACGTATTATGATGCCAATACCCTGTACTTTGACCAGGCGACCGGCAAAAGACTGGGAGAAAGTGAATTTAGTGACCTGAATGCCGGTGAGAAGATCATCGCCATGAATTACGATATCCATGTAGGGGCTATCGGCGGGCTGCCAGGCAAAATCATTGCCTTTCTGGTGAGCCTCGTCTGCGCTTCTTTACCGATAACCGGTTTTTATATCTGGTGGGGTAAGAAAAGAAAGCAAAAGAAAAAATACAGGAAGCAGCTCAAGACCTGGAATAAATACCAGAACAGGAGAAACGGCCCGTCGCAGGCCGCTGCAGTGTCAGCGGTTTGTTCCCCTGAACTGATAGAAAAAGACTGA
- a CDS encoding TonB-dependent siderophore receptor — protein MKKLLLLLVMSCVGGYVMAHGHEDDDDAKRGTIEGIVLTSDGAKAAGVTITIENTNYNTVADDGGEFNFKMLPGTYTLVATYVGYAPTRQEVTVEEKKTVHVTLRLNLTKSELKDVIVYSKRNSYKINHSSSTLRLDEPLLEVPQNIQEVSAVALADQGITSFGDGAIRNVSGATKLEHWGDYTRINMRGSRASEFRNGMNVTSTWGPLTADMAVVDRIEFVKGPAGFMMSNGEPSGIFNIVTKKPTGVTKGEASVMVGSYDFYRGAIDLDGKFDKDNKVQYRFNIMGQSAGSFQKYGYSDRLTIAPVIKYQVDDKTDITAEYLYQYARMQDGGAAYVYSPTGYGDLPRDFTTAFEGIEPLVLKDQSLFLYLHHQFNPNWKLTVQGGYLNTNKQGSNLWPDSLGPGGKMRRAISIGDAINRSKFAQVFFNGKMQTGGIQHRILVGLDLGDKDNYYDWGQNQILDDDAHLFDIYNPGSGMPYNGLPVFDRSIDLLQRAAAAGTYTSQSYSGVYLQDELGFFDNSLRLTVAGRYTYVKQNDYGTSYDAKKVTPRIGLSYTIDPNTSVYALYDQSFMPQSGLLRGNKSPKPLTGNNMEIGVKRDWFAGRWNTTLSAYRIIKNGALIADPDTSGGNQDLKYSLQLGQTRTQGVELDIRGEIVKGLNAILNYAYTDSKVTKDLDPTKVGTKVTGFSKHVSNGWLTYTIGDGALKGFGVSAGYTFLGDRSTWSWATSNQKDLPDYFRMDGGIFWKGEKMTVNLNVNNLLDRYLYSGAPYGNFYYYQVEAPRNYKLSISYRF, from the coding sequence ATGAAAAAGCTCTTATTATTACTGGTGATGTCTTGTGTGGGAGGATATGTGATGGCCCATGGGCATGAGGATGATGACGATGCAAAAAGAGGTACAATTGAAGGAATCGTATTAACAAGCGATGGCGCCAAAGCAGCCGGTGTCACCATTACGATTGAAAATACCAATTATAATACAGTGGCCGATGACGGCGGTGAATTTAATTTTAAAATGTTGCCCGGCACGTATACACTGGTCGCTACGTATGTCGGCTATGCGCCCACCAGACAAGAAGTTACTGTCGAAGAGAAAAAGACGGTCCATGTAACCCTCAGACTGAATCTGACCAAAAGTGAATTGAAGGACGTAATTGTATATTCCAAACGTAATTCCTATAAGATCAACCATAGCTCCTCTACGCTTCGCCTGGACGAGCCTCTATTGGAGGTTCCCCAGAATATCCAGGAAGTCAGTGCTGTCGCACTTGCCGATCAGGGAATAACTTCTTTTGGAGACGGCGCCATCCGCAACGTCAGCGGTGCCACTAAGCTGGAACACTGGGGAGATTATACGCGTATAAATATGCGGGGATCCAGAGCGTCTGAGTTCAGAAACGGCATGAATGTCACTTCTACCTGGGGGCCGCTGACGGCAGATATGGCTGTCGTAGACCGTATCGAGTTTGTGAAAGGACCTGCCGGATTTATGATGTCCAACGGAGAACCCAGCGGTATATTTAACATCGTTACCAAGAAGCCCACAGGTGTAACCAAAGGAGAAGCTTCTGTTATGGTAGGCAGCTATGACTTTTATCGGGGCGCTATTGACCTGGATGGCAAATTTGACAAAGACAATAAGGTCCAGTACCGTTTTAATATCATGGGGCAGTCAGCGGGCTCTTTTCAGAAATATGGTTATAGCGACCGCCTGACCATTGCGCCGGTGATCAAGTATCAGGTGGATGATAAAACGGATATCACCGCAGAGTATCTGTATCAGTATGCCAGAATGCAGGATGGCGGAGCTGCCTATGTTTATTCGCCCACTGGTTACGGTGACTTGCCAAGAGATTTTACCACCGCTTTTGAAGGAATTGAACCCCTGGTACTGAAAGACCAGAGTCTGTTTTTATACTTGCACCACCAATTTAACCCTAACTGGAAATTGACCGTACAGGGCGGCTATCTGAACACCAATAAGCAGGGGTCAAATCTATGGCCGGATTCTTTGGGACCCGGAGGGAAAATGAGACGGGCCATTTCTATCGGCGACGCTATTAACCGCTCGAAATTTGCACAGGTGTTTTTTAACGGAAAGATGCAGACAGGAGGCATTCAGCATCGCATTTTAGTGGGACTGGATCTCGGTGATAAAGATAATTATTATGACTGGGGACAGAATCAGATATTAGATGATGATGCCCATCTTTTTGATATCTACAATCCCGGTAGTGGTATGCCTTATAACGGATTGCCTGTATTTGACCGTTCTATTGATTTATTGCAGAGAGCCGCCGCTGCAGGTACGTATACCAGCCAGTCTTATTCAGGGGTCTATCTGCAGGATGAATTAGGATTCTTTGATAACAGCCTTCGTTTAACTGTCGCAGGCCGGTATACCTACGTGAAACAAAACGACTACGGTACCAGTTATGATGCGAAGAAAGTGACCCCAAGAATTGGGCTGAGCTATACGATTGATCCGAACACCTCTGTATATGCACTCTATGATCAGTCTTTTATGCCTCAGTCTGGTCTCTTAAGAGGTAATAAATCACCCAAGCCACTGACAGGAAATAACATGGAGATTGGTGTAAAACGAGACTGGTTTGCCGGTCGCTGGAATACCACGCTGTCTGCCTACAGAATTATTAAAAACGGTGCCTTGATTGCAGACCCGGATACCAGTGGCGGTAATCAGGACCTGAAGTACTCTCTGCAATTGGGCCAGACCAGAACACAGGGAGTGGAACTGGATATCAGGGGAGAGATCGTCAAGGGGCTGAATGCCATACTGAACTATGCCTATACCGATTCCAAAGTGACCAAAGATCTTGATCCCACAAAAGTCGGCACCAAGGTGACAGGCTTTTCCAAGCATGTCTCTAACGGCTGGTTGACGTATACCATTGGCGATGGCGCTCTGAAGGGATTCGGTGTTTCTGCCGGTTATACCTTCCTGGGGGACCGCTCCACCTGGAGCTGGGCAACCTCCAACCAGAAAGATTTACCGGATTATTTCAGAATGGACGGCGGCATCTTCTGGAAGGGGGAGAAAATGACCGTGAATCTGAATGTGAACAATTTACTGGACCGGTACCTGTATTCTGGTGCGCCTTACGGCAATTTCTACTACTATCAGGTAGAAGCGCCCAGGAATTATAAACTCAGTATATCCTATCGTTTTTAA